A genomic stretch from bacterium includes:
- a CDS encoding carboxypeptidase-like regulatory domain-containing protein gives MFEKIGISLLNRLTVIYVATILLLTGGSLFAGTLSGKVTSTNGQALANVFIDMYDDTGEYFDYTVTDTAGDYKFSNLGTGGFYVHTDTLGEYVEEWYNTVPGASEDTFYDPLVAGATRVAVGSIETVAGINLTLDRAGSISGRITGTNGAGISRIYVDVYLPESSSWLRHDRLLKQSDLWL, from the coding sequence ATGTTTGAGAAGATAGGGATTTCTCTCCTGAATAGGCTGACGGTTATTTATGTGGCGACGATCCTCCTGCTTACGGGCGGATCGTTGTTCGCCGGGACGCTTTCCGGCAAGGTGACGAGCACGAACGGGCAAGCCCTTGCCAACGTCTTCATAGACATGTACGACGACACGGGTGAGTATTTTGACTACACGGTTACCGATACTGCCGGAGACTACAAGTTCAGCAATCTCGGCACCGGTGGCTTCTACGTTCATACTGACACTTTGGGTGAATATGTGGAGGAATGGTACAACACTGTTCCAGGTGCCTCAGAGGACACTTTTTATGATCCCCTTGTGGCCGGCGCCACCCGTGTGGCGGTCGGTTCCATCGAAACTGTGGCCGGGATCAATCTGACACTTGACCGGGCGGGTTCAATCTCGGGACGAATCACTGGCACCAATGGCGCAGGGATTTCTCGCATCTACGTGGATGTATATCTGCCGGAGAGCAGTTCGTGGCTTCGCCACGACAGATTGTTGAAGCAGAGTGACTTGTGGCTGTT